Within the Acidimicrobiia bacterium genome, the region GGTCCGAGTTCTCAAGTTCGCCAACTGACCGCCCAGGTCAGCGCGGTCAGATCACGGGCTGGGCTCGCCCAATGGGGCCGGTCGGGCCATGTAATAGCCTTGCCCGTAAGCAACCCCGAGATCTACCAGGGTGACGAGTTCTGCGGCCGTTTCGATCCCCTCGGCGACCACGTTGGTTTGGGACGCTTTGGCGAGCGCTACCAGAGCCGTAACCATTGCTTGCCGGTTGGGATCGCGGTCAACATCTCGCACCACATCGATGTCCAACTTGATCGTGTCATGCGGCAGCAGGATGAGATGTTTGAGGCTGGCCAGGCCGGCGCCGACATCGTCGATCCATACTCGCAAGCCGCGACGTTGCAACCCGAGGAGGGTCGTGCGGAATTGCTCGTAGTCGTCGATGATGGCTTCTTCGGAGATTTCGACCCGGATCCGGCCCGACGACAGACTTGAGAAGACATTCCAGAAGGGGAGCGACTCGACTGCCTGAGGCGACACGTTGACGGTCAGGAAGCAATCTTGCGGGATGTCGTCGAGGTGGCTTACGGCGACCCGCAAGGCGGCGAGTTCGAGTTCGA harbors:
- a CDS encoding EAL domain-containing protein; its protein translation is MINLATDMLPLAGRTSMPPAEAPGAGAPSDADLRSAIRAAIGGTGLTMQFQPIFQLGNWLVGDRSPVGYEALARFELPVPTNVWFQEAVRMGFGVELELAALRVAVSHLDDIPQDCFLTVNVSPQAVESLPFWNVFSSLSSGRIRVEISEEAIIDDYEQFRTTLLGLQRRGLRVWIDDVGAGLASLKHLILLPHDTIKLDIDVVRDVDRDPNRQAMVTALVALAKASQTNVVAEGIETAAELVTLVDLGVAYGQGYYMARPAPLGEPSP